One window from the genome of Planctomycetota bacterium encodes:
- a CDS encoding AAA family ATPase — MRTVAIINQKGGCGKTTSAINLAACLAKLGHKTLLVDMDPQGHCATGLAVPEEQVERTILDTLIEEGDVIGKVPTKPARITDIVWQIASDFDLAPSNVKLAAFEPMFAGRPGRELRLHQALDAVSDKYDWCVIDCPPGVGALTFNALYAADECIVPVETGYFSLHGLARMLETLEELKDIAGKSIAVRILPTMYDTRTKLAREVLTELRQRFGDSLMKSVINFNTKLKEAASFGQPITEYDPGSRGFKDFVSLARELMGTPVTNTPAVSGEPMSRPAELVQRARQLAQIANSKFGGSETFTREPATANETSTAPVPEAIIQRLPDQKPQPSTQEKLEAIYGVRQVGGSVEFSCQFDDAETVMVAGDFNNWSAVTPMQPGTRPGMFKTVLPLAPGRYRYRLIVDGDWVTDPHNTYVEANQFGELNNIVEVG; from the coding sequence ATGCGAACTGTCGCGATCATCAATCAAAAGGGCGGCTGCGGCAAGACCACCAGCGCGATCAACCTCGCCGCCTGTCTTGCGAAACTCGGTCACAAAACGCTGCTGGTCGACATGGACCCGCAAGGCCACTGCGCGACCGGGCTGGCGGTCCCCGAGGAGCAGGTCGAGCGGACGATCCTCGACACGCTCATCGAAGAGGGCGACGTCATCGGCAAAGTCCCGACCAAGCCGGCAAGGATCACCGACATCGTCTGGCAGATCGCAAGCGACTTCGACTTGGCGCCCAGCAACGTGAAGCTCGCGGCGTTCGAGCCGATGTTCGCCGGTCGGCCCGGACGCGAACTCCGTTTGCACCAGGCGCTCGATGCCGTATCCGACAAGTACGATTGGTGCGTCATCGACTGCCCGCCCGGCGTCGGCGCGCTGACGTTCAACGCGCTCTACGCCGCCGACGAGTGCATCGTCCCGGTCGAGACCGGCTACTTCTCACTGCACGGCCTTGCCCGGATGCTCGAGACGCTCGAGGAACTCAAGGACATCGCCGGCAAGTCGATCGCGGTCCGCATCCTTCCGACGATGTACGACACGCGCACCAAGCTGGCCCGCGAGGTGCTCACCGAGCTTCGCCAACGGTTCGGCGATTCGCTCATGAAGAGCGTGATCAACTTCAACACGAAGCTCAAGGAAGCCGCCAGCTTCGGTCAGCCGATCACGGAGTACGACCCGGGCAGCCGTGGATTCAAGGACTTTGTCAGTCTCGCGCGTGAGTTGATGGGCACGCCGGTCACGAACACGCCGGCGGTCAGCGGCGAGCCGATGAGCCGTCCGGCCGAGCTGGTGCAACGCGCCCGTCAGCTGGCCCAGATTGCCAACAGCAAGTTCGGCGGCAGCGAGACCTTCACCCGCGAGCCGGCCACGGCAAACGAAACGAGCACCGCGCCGGTTCCCGAGGCGATCATCCAGCGGCTGCCCGATCAGAAGCCACAGCCGAGCACCCAAGAGAAGCTCGAAGCCATCTACGGCGTCCGGCAGGTCGGCGGGAGCGTGGAGTTTTCGTGTCAGTTCGACGACGCGGAAACGGTCATGGTCGCTGGCGACTTCAACAACTGGTCGGCGGTCACGCCGATGCAGCCGGGCACGCGGCCGGGGATGTTCAAGACGGTTCTCCCGCTCGCACCGGGCCGATACCGCTACCGCCTGATCGTCGACGGCGACTGGGTGACCGACCCGCACAACACCTACGTCGAAGCGAACCAGTTCGGCGAGCTCAACAACATCGTCGAAGTCGGCTGA